The following proteins are encoded in a genomic region of Clostridium kluyveri:
- a CDS encoding aspartate ammonia-lyase, translated as MDFRIESDSIGEKKVPKSAYYGINTLRAADNFKITGLKIHEEFIKSIAEIKKAAAITNEGIGLLGEHIKETIVKACDEIIDSKFKDQFITDPIQGGAGTSINMNVNEVISNRAIELLGGEKGNYNIVNPNDHVNMGQSTNDVIPTAGKITTIKLILRCIKQLKILKRVFKEKADEFNDIVKMGRTQLQDAVPIRLGQEFNAYSSVIKRDILRLNQVIESLKEVNIGGTAIGTGINADMRYQIKIIPNLNKIIQIQLNQAEDLIDSTQNLDSLVITSAAIKTCAVNLSKIANDLRLMSSGPRTGFGEINLPAKQNGSSIMPGKVNPVIPEVINQIAFNIIGNDVTINMAAEAGQLELNAFEPIVFFNLFQSIETLTNGINTFVENCVQGITANRKRCKGLLENSIGILTALCPYVGYKEAAKIAKKAMNTGESVRKIILREKILNEREINSVLNTVDMTKPGISRKYVVYK; from the coding sequence ATGGATTTTAGAATTGAAAGTGATTCTATAGGAGAAAAAAAGGTTCCTAAAAGTGCATATTATGGAATAAACACTTTAAGGGCTGCAGATAATTTTAAAATTACAGGACTTAAAATTCATGAAGAATTTATAAAAAGTATTGCAGAGATAAAAAAGGCTGCTGCTATAACTAATGAGGGTATTGGACTGCTTGGTGAACATATTAAAGAGACAATTGTAAAAGCTTGCGATGAGATAATAGATAGTAAATTTAAAGATCAGTTTATTACAGATCCTATACAAGGTGGGGCAGGTACATCTATAAATATGAATGTAAATGAAGTGATTTCAAATAGAGCCATTGAATTATTAGGGGGAGAAAAGGGAAATTATAATATTGTCAATCCAAATGATCATGTGAATATGGGGCAGTCTACTAATGATGTTATTCCAACAGCAGGTAAAATTACAACTATAAAACTTATTTTAAGGTGTATAAAACAGCTGAAAATATTAAAGAGAGTGTTTAAAGAAAAAGCTGATGAATTTAATGATATTGTAAAAATGGGTAGAACTCAGCTTCAGGATGCAGTACCTATTAGATTAGGACAGGAATTTAATGCCTATAGTTCAGTGATAAAAAGAGATATATTAAGATTAAATCAGGTTATAGAAAGCTTAAAAGAAGTCAATATAGGTGGAACGGCCATAGGAACAGGTATAAATGCAGATATGAGGTATCAAATAAAAATAATACCGAACCTCAACAAAATTATACAAATACAATTAAACCAGGCGGAAGATTTAATTGATTCAACTCAAAACTTAGATAGTCTCGTAATAACTTCAGCGGCTATAAAAACCTGTGCAGTTAACCTATCAAAGATAGCAAATGATTTAAGACTCATGTCATCAGGACCGAGAACAGGCTTTGGAGAAATAAATCTTCCAGCAAAACAAAATGGCTCTTCCATAATGCCGGGAAAGGTTAATCCTGTAATACCAGAGGTAATTAATCAGATAGCTTTTAATATTATTGGAAATGATGTTACCATTAATATGGCTGCAGAGGCAGGTCAATTGGAATTAAATGCCTTTGAACCAATTGTATTTTTTAATTTATTCCAGTCTATAGAAACTTTGACGAACGGTATTAATACTTTTGTTGAAAACTGCGTTCAGGGTATTACAGCAAATAGAAAAAGATGTAAGGGACTTTTAGAAAACAGCATAGGAATACTTACAGCTCTTTGTCCTTATGTAGGATATAAAGAAGCTGCTAAAATTGCTAAAAAAGCTATGAATACTGGAGAATCTGTGAGGAAGATTATTCTAAGAGAAAAAATTTTAAATGAAAGAGAAATTAACAGTGTATTAAATACTGTGGATATGACAAAACCTGGAATATCGAGGAAATATGTAGTTTATAAATAG
- the galE gene encoding UDP-glucose 4-epimerase GalE, whose product MSILVCGGAGYIGSHMAAELLERGKEIVVLDNFEKGHKSAVLGGKVYQGDLRDENVVDKVFKENNIESVIDFAAYSLVGESVGEPLKYFENNVVGTLNLLKSMRKYEVKYIVFSSTAATYGEPKNIPIFEDDSTYPTNPYGESKLTVEKLLKWSDRAYGIKYAALRYFNAAGAHISGLIGEDHDPETHLIPIILQVALKKRDKIFIFGDDYNTEDGTCVRDYVHVMDLANAHLLALNKIIEDEKSGIYNLGNGRGFSVKEVIEVSRKVTGQKIKAEIAPRREGDPETLIASSKKAEEELNWKPKYNSLETIIDTAWKWHKDHLNGFEK is encoded by the coding sequence ATGTCAATTTTAGTTTGTGGGGGAGCAGGGTATATAGGGAGCCATATGGCAGCAGAGCTTTTGGAAAGAGGAAAAGAAATTGTAGTATTGGATAACTTTGAAAAAGGACATAAATCTGCTGTACTTGGAGGCAAGGTTTACCAGGGCGATTTAAGGGATGAAAATGTAGTGGATAAGGTGTTTAAAGAAAATAACATTGAATCAGTAATAGATTTTGCAGCTTATTCTCTGGTGGGAGAGAGTGTAGGGGAACCTCTTAAATATTTCGAAAATAATGTTGTAGGTACTTTGAACCTATTAAAGTCTATGAGAAAATATGAAGTAAAATATATTGTATTTTCTTCTACTGCTGCAACTTATGGAGAGCCTAAAAACATACCTATCTTTGAAGATGATTCAACATATCCCACTAATCCCTATGGAGAATCCAAGCTTACGGTAGAAAAGTTGTTAAAATGGAGTGATAGGGCATATGGTATAAAATATGCTGCACTAAGATATTTCAATGCGGCAGGTGCACATATTTCAGGACTTATAGGAGAAGATCATGACCCTGAAACACACTTGATTCCTATAATACTTCAGGTGGCTTTAAAAAAGAGAGATAAAATATTTATATTTGGAGATGACTATAATACAGAAGACGGAACTTGTGTTAGGGATTATGTTCATGTTATGGATTTAGCTAATGCCCATCTTTTGGCATTGAATAAAATTATTGAGGATGAAAAAAGTGGAATTTATAATTTAGGTAATGGCAGAGGCTTCTCTGTAAAAGAAGTAATTGAAGTTTCACGAAAAGTAACTGGACAAAAAATAAAAGCTGAAATTGCTCCTAGAAGAGAAGGAGATCCTGAGACACTTATAGCCTCTTCTAAAAAAGCGGAAGAAGAACTTAATTGGAAACCAAAGTATAATTCACTTGAGACAATTATTGATACTGCATGGAAATGGCATAAAGATCATTTAAATGGATTTGAAAAGTGA
- the argS gene encoding arginine--tRNA ligase codes for MDFKKLAAEEIKKNTDLELNFIEGLIEVPPKPEMGDYAFPCFQLAKVLKKAPNIISKELKDKLHSKYFEKIENLGPYVNFFVDKKIFTEYTLKEILLKGDSYGSSDMGEGKNVVVEYSSPNIAKPFHVGHLFSTSIGNALYKMINFQGYNCTRINHLGDWGTQFGKLIAAYNRWCNEEELNRDPIKELLRIYVKFHEEAEKDPSLNEEGRMYFKKLEDGSEEEIKLWKKFKDLSLREFKKVYDLLKVDFDSYAGESFYTDKMDAVVEEIDRKGLLVESNGAKVVLLDEYNIPPCIVKKSDGTTIYATRDLAAAIYRKKTYDFYKSIYVVGLDQSLHFKQVFTTLKLMGKDWADSCKHVGFGLVRFANKKLSTRKGDVIFLEELLNKSVEKTLEIINEKNPKLEDKEEAAKKIGIGAVIFTYLKNNREKDIVFDWNEMLSFEGETGPYVQYSYARGKSILRKSGEAPYDENQIDCSKLGSKEEFELVKILENFNKSIINAINRLEPFIVTRYVIDVAKAFNKFYNAHSIINAADEDTKKARLNLVKCTCQVLKNGLNLMGIEVVEKM; via the coding sequence ATGGATTTTAAAAAGTTAGCGGCAGAAGAGATTAAAAAAAATACGGATTTAGAATTGAATTTTATAGAAGGTTTGATAGAAGTACCACCAAAACCTGAAATGGGAGATTACGCATTTCCATGTTTTCAATTGGCAAAAGTATTGAAAAAGGCACCAAATATAATTTCTAAGGAATTAAAAGATAAATTGCACAGCAAGTACTTTGAAAAAATTGAAAATTTAGGACCTTATGTGAATTTCTTTGTAGATAAAAAAATATTTACTGAATATACTTTAAAAGAAATATTATTAAAAGGAGACAGCTATGGAAGTTCAGACATGGGAGAAGGAAAAAATGTAGTTGTAGAATATTCATCACCTAACATTGCAAAACCTTTCCATGTAGGACATCTTTTTAGCACTTCTATAGGAAATGCCTTATACAAGATGATAAATTTTCAAGGATATAATTGTACGAGAATAAATCATCTTGGAGACTGGGGAACTCAATTTGGAAAGCTTATAGCGGCTTATAATAGATGGTGCAATGAAGAAGAGTTAAATAGAGACCCTATAAAGGAACTTTTAAGAATATATGTAAAATTCCATGAAGAAGCAGAAAAAGATCCTTCACTTAACGAAGAAGGCAGAATGTATTTTAAAAAATTAGAGGATGGCTCGGAAGAAGAAATTAAACTTTGGAAAAAATTTAAGGATCTAAGTCTTAGAGAATTTAAAAAAGTATATGATTTATTGAAGGTAGATTTTGATTCCTATGCAGGAGAGAGTTTTTATACTGACAAAATGGATGCAGTTGTAGAAGAAATAGATAGAAAAGGACTTCTTGTTGAAAGTAACGGTGCAAAAGTAGTGCTTCTAGATGAATATAATATACCTCCTTGCATTGTAAAAAAATCAGATGGAACGACCATATATGCAACTCGTGATTTGGCTGCAGCTATATATAGGAAAAAAACCTATGATTTTTATAAGAGTATATATGTGGTGGGACTTGATCAATCTCTTCATTTCAAGCAGGTATTTACCACACTTAAATTAATGGGTAAAGATTGGGCGGACTCATGTAAGCATGTGGGGTTTGGATTAGTTAGATTTGCAAATAAAAAACTTTCTACACGAAAAGGAGATGTAATATTCTTAGAAGAACTTTTAAATAAATCTGTAGAAAAAACTCTTGAAATAATAAATGAGAAGAATCCTAAGCTTGAAGATAAGGAAGAGGCGGCTAAAAAGATTGGTATAGGAGCTGTGATATTTACCTATCTGAAAAATAATAGAGAGAAAGATATAGTATTTGATTGGAATGAAATGCTGAGTTTTGAAGGAGAAACTGGCCCTTATGTTCAATATAGCTATGCAAGGGGAAAGAGTATTCTTAGAAAATCAGGAGAAGCACCCTATGATGAAAACCAGATAGACTGTAGTAAATTGGGCAGCAAGGAGGAATTTGAACTTGTAAAGATCCTTGAAAACTTTAATAAATCTATAATAAATGCTATAAATAGATTGGAACCATTTATAGTCACCAGGTATGTAATAGATGTGGCCAAAGCTTTCAATAAGTTTTACAATGCTCATAGTATTATAAATGCAGCAGATGAGGATACTAAAAAGGCCAGATTGAATTTGGTAAAATGTACCTGTCAGGTATTGAAAAATGGATTAAATCTAATGGGTATAGAAGTAGTGGAAAAGATGTAG
- a CDS encoding ribonuclease H-like domain-containing protein: MEIKEYDRLVNVEGNAFLSCDMGNIAYFDIETTGFDRECDNIILISLGRFIDKNKLSIKQYFADTLQDESEVLYNFGMDILKYDKWCSYNGIAFDEPFVKERMHRNNIYFEFPKYHVDLYRLIRPYYKQLGMERCNLKTVEKYLGINRRDKIDGGISVDLYREFLKSNTEDIKYTIMLHNYEDVLNLPKIHEFAFKVRNDKLLVRENCITEKQKRYLKILLKKNNVDLNIQFEKISKKVASQIIDYLIKGEKDVEKFDNIINGSY, from the coding sequence ATGGAAATTAAAGAATATGATCGTCTGGTAAATGTAGAAGGTAATGCATTTTTGAGTTGTGACATGGGAAATATAGCCTATTTTGATATAGAAACGACTGGTTTCGATAGAGAATGTGATAATATAATACTTATATCTCTTGGGAGGTTTATTGATAAAAATAAATTGTCAATAAAACAGTATTTTGCAGATACTCTACAGGATGAAAGTGAAGTATTATATAATTTTGGCATGGATATATTAAAATATGATAAATGGTGTTCTTATAATGGAATAGCCTTTGATGAGCCTTTTGTAAAAGAGAGAATGCACCGGAATAACATATACTTTGAGTTTCCTAAATATCATGTAGATTTATATAGACTCATAAGACCTTATTACAAGCAGCTGGGTATGGAAAGGTGTAACTTAAAGACTGTGGAAAAATATTTGGGTATAAATAGGAGAGATAAAATAGATGGGGGAATCAGTGTAGATTTATATAGAGAATTTTTAAAATCTAATACTGAGGATATAAAATATACCATAATGCTTCATAATTATGAAGATGTTTTAAATCTGCCTAAAATACACGAATTTGCTTTTAAAGTAAGAAATGATAAGTTACTGGTGAGAGAAAATTGTATTACAGAAAAACAAAAAAGATATTTAAAAATTCTTTTAAAGAAAAATAATGTAGATTTAAATATACAATTTGAAAAAATATCTAAAAAAGTTGCATCACAAATTATAGATTATCTGATAAAAGGGGAAAAGGACGTAGAAAAATTTGATAATATCATAAATGGCAGTTATTGA
- a CDS encoding CBS domain-containing protein: protein MVQEIMKSNIVKLKKEDSLCKALDMMDVHNVNGAPIVDEDGQLTGMIVKADIYRFLMEEGHYDTCPVDWAMTKDVVVAKSEEDIMTVAKRIRENNIVAIPVIDDKNVVKGTVSIEDIMDYVIKKS, encoded by the coding sequence ATGGTTCAGGAAATAATGAAATCAAATATTGTAAAGTTGAAAAAAGAAGACAGTCTGTGTAAAGCTTTAGATATGATGGATGTTCATAATGTAAATGGGGCACCTATAGTTGATGAAGATGGACAACTGACGGGCATGATAGTAAAGGCGGATATATATAGATTTTTGATGGAGGAAGGTCATTATGATACCTGTCCTGTGGATTGGGCAATGACAAAGGATGTAGTTGTGGCTAAAAGTGAAGAGGATATTATGACTGTGGCAAAAAGAATTAGAGAAAATAATATAGTAGCCATTCCTGTAATAGACGATAAAAATGTGGTGAAGGGTACCGTTTCTATCGAGGATATAATGGATTATGTAATTAAAAAGTCTTGA
- a CDS encoding HAD-IB family hydrolase: protein MSIAAFFDIDGTLYREGLITEVFKKLVKYEIIPGERWYKEVKPEYERWDKRKGNYDNYLLKMANIYIEAIKGLHRSQIEFIAKTVVAQKGDRVYSYTRDMLKWHKENKHIVVTVSGSPVELVREMAIKYGFDDYVGAVYIRNEDNIYTGEVVPMWDSTSKEKAIKMLTEKYSIDLDKSYAYGDTLGDFSMMKMVKNPVCVNPTRELVRKVLEDPEVSSRVKIVVERKDMIYKLGASCIKEI from the coding sequence ATGAGTATTGCAGCTTTTTTTGATATTGACGGTACTTTATATAGAGAAGGTCTTATAACGGAAGTTTTTAAAAAATTAGTAAAATATGAAATAATACCTGGAGAAAGATGGTATAAGGAAGTAAAACCTGAATATGAAAGATGGGATAAAAGAAAGGGTAACTACGACAACTATCTTCTGAAAATGGCAAATATATATATAGAAGCTATAAAAGGACTCCATAGATCTCAAATAGAATTTATAGCTAAAACTGTAGTGGCTCAGAAAGGAGATAGGGTATATTCTTATACCAGAGATATGCTAAAATGGCATAAAGAAAATAAACACATAGTAGTAACTGTATCTGGAAGTCCTGTAGAGCTAGTTAGAGAAATGGCAATTAAATATGGATTTGACGATTATGTAGGAGCTGTATATATAAGAAATGAGGATAATATATATACAGGAGAGGTAGTTCCTATGTGGGATAGCACTAGCAAAGAAAAAGCCATAAAGATGTTAACTGAAAAATATAGTATAGATTTAGATAAAAGTTATGCTTATGGGGATACTTTAGGTGATTTTTCTATGATGAAGATGGTGAAAAATCCAGTTTGTGTAAATCCAACCAGAGAACTGGTGAGAAAGGTGTTAGAAGACCCTGAGGTAAGCAGTAGGGTAAAAATAGTAGTTGAGAGGAAAGATATGATATATAAGCTTGGAGCTTCTTGTATAAAGGAAATCTGA
- a CDS encoding ribonuclease H-like domain-containing protein, with protein sequence MIERLNNVDVERPIVENSLKIEKSRCIFRDAIFFDLEHYIYKKPICIGVFGCCFYDHENEVLKVTQYMIENKKDAKLILQLAKEYFENMIRENKKYIVTFSGNNDFTVINYLFEKYNMEFNNIEDYFISVDLQKQYEKEIHKSIGLKALEKEFGITREDKVISGSNLAKTFSKIIKDSEYINRMPQVKKEKILLYNEQDIVSLFNIYTKWNNVFIGNK encoded by the coding sequence GTGATAGAGAGACTTAACAATGTAGATGTTGAAAGACCTATAGTAGAAAATTCATTGAAGATAGAGAAAAGCAGGTGTATTTTTAGAGATGCTATATTTTTTGATTTAGAGCATTATATATACAAAAAACCTATATGTATAGGGGTGTTTGGATGCTGTTTTTATGACCATGAAAATGAAGTGTTAAAAGTGACACAGTATATGATAGAAAATAAAAAAGATGCAAAATTAATACTGCAGCTGGCAAAAGAATACTTTGAAAATATGATTAGAGAGAATAAAAAGTATATAGTAACCTTTTCGGGAAATAATGATTTCACAGTTATAAATTATCTTTTTGAAAAATACAATATGGAATTTAATAATATAGAAGATTATTTTATAAGTGTAGATCTGCAAAAACAGTATGAAAAAGAAATCCATAAATCTATAGGACTTAAAGCATTGGAAAAAGAATTTGGAATTACAAGAGAGGATAAAGTTATAAGCGGCTCAAATTTAGCTAAAACCTTTAGTAAAATAATTAAAGATAGCGAGTATATAAATAGAATGCCCCAGGTAAAAAAAGAAAAGATATTATTATACAATGAGCAGGATATAGTGAGCTTGTTTAACATATATACAAAATGGAATAATGTATTTATAGGTAATAAATAG
- the argC gene encoding N-acetyl-gamma-glutamyl-phosphate reductase — protein MVQVGVVGGTGYVGAELIRLLSNHNKIKISGISSTSYEGKSINSLYPGFYDLKELVCEKDDEVIKRSDLIFLALPSGVSEPIVEKAVAKDKICIDMGADFRFKNESSYKKWYGKNFITPKLHESSVYGLPELNREYIKKSRIIGNPGCYATSVQIGVLPLISEGLIEEKGIIADCKSGLTGAGKTLSESSHFVNCNESFSAYKVANHRHTPEIEENLNSVSKEEVKLTFIPHLIPINRGILSTIYTTPKGPIDIEKIHQKYCEFYKEEPFVRILPLGEVSKINNVRLSNYCCISIHYDSENNKLIIISCLDNMIKGAAGQAIQNMNIVLGFDEKEGLTALPAVF, from the coding sequence TTGGTACAAGTAGGCGTTGTTGGGGGAACAGGTTATGTAGGAGCAGAATTAATAAGGCTCTTATCAAATCATAACAAAATAAAAATATCAGGGATATCATCTACAAGTTATGAAGGTAAATCTATTAATAGCCTATATCCAGGTTTTTATGATTTGAAAGAACTTGTATGTGAAAAGGATGATGAGGTTATAAAAAGAAGTGATTTGATTTTTTTAGCTCTGCCTAGCGGAGTAAGTGAACCTATTGTAGAAAAGGCAGTGGCCAAAGATAAAATATGTATAGATATGGGTGCAGATTTTAGATTTAAAAATGAATCTTCATATAAAAAATGGTATGGTAAAAATTTTATTACACCAAAGTTGCATGAAAGTTCTGTGTATGGACTTCCAGAGCTAAATAGAGAATATATAAAAAAATCCCGAATTATAGGAAATCCAGGATGTTATGCCACTTCTGTTCAAATTGGTGTTTTACCCCTTATTTCTGAAGGATTAATAGAAGAAAAAGGTATAATTGCAGATTGTAAATCAGGATTAACTGGTGCAGGGAAAACTCTTAGTGAAAGTAGTCATTTTGTAAATTGTAATGAGAGTTTTAGTGCTTATAAGGTCGCAAATCACAGGCATACTCCAGAAATAGAGGAAAATTTAAATAGTGTATCAAAAGAGGAGGTAAAGCTTACTTTTATTCCACATTTAATTCCAATAAACAGGGGTATTTTGTCTACCATATATACAACCCCTAAGGGTCCAATAGATATAGAAAAAATACACCAGAAATATTGTGAATTCTATAAAGAGGAACCTTTTGTAAGAATTCTTCCTCTAGGGGAAGTATCTAAGATAAACAATGTAAGACTTTCTAATTATTGCTGTATTTCTATACATTATGACAGCGAAAATAATAAACTTATAATCATATCATGTTTAGATAATATGATAAAAGGAGCAGCAGGACAGGCAATTCAAAATATGAATATTGTATTAGGTTTTGATGAAAAAGAAGGACTTACTGCCCTGCCAGCTGTTTTTTAA